One part of the Ictidomys tridecemlineatus isolate mIctTri1 chromosome 13, mIctTri1.hap1, whole genome shotgun sequence genome encodes these proteins:
- the LOC144369806 gene encoding uncharacterized protein LOC144369806 has translation MGNTLTTPLSLTLDHWQDVQKRANNLSVTVKKKKWKTLCASEWPTFNTSWPPEGTFNIDSILQVKSRIFIQGPQGHPDQIPYIITWEDLASTPPSWVAPFSPPKSPSSSSPLEPSAPLLPVPPLLPPQTSQLYPVLDKSETSTKPGATPKKVLPPEDSALIDLLADEPPPYQPQPLPALGSNPPSSEEEEDDQEGPTASAPPDPSPMVGQLRGRRDHTAPGDTSRVLPLRQMGGPNGQYQYWPFSASDLYNWKTHNPSFAKDPVALTSLIESILVTHQPRRNKKFFWKLAKMYQGMMGDLPNSQI, from the coding sequence CCGTGACggtcaaaaagaagaaatggaaaactctctgtgcctcagaatggcctACATTCAATACCAGCTGGCCTCCTGAAGGAACCTTTAACATTGATTCTATCTTACAGGTGAAGTCTCGAATCTTCATCCAAGGTCCTCAGGGACACCCTGATCAAATACCCTATATTATTACTTGGGAAGATTTAGCTTCCACGCCACCCTCCTGGGtagctcctttctctcctcctaagtctccttcttcttcttctcccctcgAGCCCTCTGCCCCTCTCCTTCCAGTTCCTCCTCTTCTACCCCCTCAAacctcccaactttaccctgttcTCGACAAATCTGAAACTTCAACTAAGCCAGGGGCAACACCAAAGAAGGTTTTGCCACCAGAAGACTCAGCCCTAATTGACCTGCTAGCTGATGAGCCTCCTCCTtatcagccccagcccttgccagCCCTTGGGTCCAATCCACCTTCCtcggaggaagaagaagatgacCAAGAGGGTCCAACAGCCAGTGCTCCCCCAGATCCATCCCCCATGGTGGGACAGCTCCGAGGACGACGGGATCACACTGCACCAGGGGACACTTCTAGAGTTCTCCCCCTGCGGCAAATGGGGGGTCCCAATGGCCAATATCAGTATTGGCCATTCTCAGCCTCTGACCTTTATAACTGGAAAACTCATAATCCTTCCTTTGCTAAAGACCCTGTAGCTTTAACCTCTCTGATTGAATCTATTCTAGTGACTCACCAGCCaaggagaaacaaaaagttctttTGGAAGCTCGCAAAAATGTACCAGGGGATGATGGGCGACCTACCCAACTCCCAAATTTGA